In one Neobacillus sp. CF12 genomic region, the following are encoded:
- a CDS encoding Gfo/Idh/MocA family oxidoreductase: MNRIVVCGLSNRALGMFIHSIIHQFGSKNQVVGVLDTDPRRIELCKESFPELASVPTYHPEQFQQMIEETNPDTVIVTSRDDTHIDYILKGLENDLTVITEKPMVTKADDARRVIEAEKASKGKVIVAFNYRYNPFHRKIKEMILEGKIGRVTSVDLNWYIDTFHGASYFKRWNRNRDFSGGLSIHKSTHHFDLVNWWLDQKPEEVFAYGALNYFGKDGEFNPSPTDNRYCSTCDEKLSCQYYMRWSNRRNNLAVKDDHIKADSIEKSANNYTHYRPDSCIFDHEIEIEDTYVATVKYDKGAFLSYSVNFSLPYEGYRLAINGTKGRIETTEFHEPSRIPFAIPEQTIEYYPLFGGAKETIHVLQTGGGHGGGDPVLLEDLFLGVDQNRSYPILAGAEAGAYSIAVGEGVWRSVKENKPMKIEELLKSTEDFSLSKAVF; this comes from the coding sequence ATGAATAGAATCGTAGTTTGTGGGCTAAGCAATCGAGCATTAGGTATGTTTATCCATTCAATCATTCACCAATTTGGTTCAAAAAACCAAGTTGTTGGAGTACTTGATACCGACCCACGAAGAATAGAACTATGCAAAGAAAGTTTTCCGGAATTAGCCTCCGTACCTACGTATCATCCAGAACAATTCCAGCAGATGATTGAAGAAACAAATCCGGATACGGTCATCGTTACGAGCAGGGACGATACACATATCGATTATATTTTAAAAGGCTTAGAGAATGACTTAACGGTTATTACCGAAAAGCCAATGGTGACAAAAGCCGACGACGCTAGAAGAGTAATCGAAGCAGAAAAGGCAAGTAAGGGAAAAGTAATCGTCGCTTTTAACTATCGCTATAATCCGTTTCATCGAAAAATAAAAGAAATGATTCTAGAAGGAAAAATTGGCAGAGTCACTTCCGTTGACTTGAATTGGTATATTGATACCTTCCATGGTGCTAGTTACTTCAAGAGATGGAACCGCAATCGTGATTTTTCAGGCGGGCTATCCATCCATAAATCTACACATCATTTTGACCTCGTAAATTGGTGGCTAGATCAGAAACCTGAAGAAGTATTTGCGTATGGTGCATTAAATTACTTCGGTAAAGATGGAGAATTCAATCCAAGTCCAACCGACAACCGTTATTGTAGTACCTGCGATGAGAAACTTTCGTGCCAATACTATATGCGCTGGTCAAACCGCCGAAATAATTTAGCTGTTAAGGATGACCATATTAAGGCTGATAGCATTGAAAAATCCGCCAATAACTATACTCATTATCGTCCTGATTCCTGTATCTTTGATCACGAAATAGAAATCGAAGATACGTATGTTGCCACCGTTAAGTATGATAAAGGTGCATTCCTAAGTTATTCCGTAAACTTCTCTCTTCCATATGAAGGCTATCGGTTAGCGATTAACGGTACGAAAGGAAGAATTGAAACGACTGAATTCCATGAACCAAGCCGGATTCCATTTGCGATTCCAGAACAAACGATTGAGTACTATCCGTTATTTGGCGGAGCAAAAGAAACCATTCATGTACTCCAAACTGGAGGAGGACATGGCGGTGGAGACCCTGTATTATTGGAAGATCTTTTCTTAGGAGTAGATCAAAATCGCTCTTATCCAATATTAGCGGGTGCAGAGGCAGGAGCATACTCAATTGCGGTTGGTGAGGGTGTATGGCGTTCAGTAAAAGAAAATAAGCCAATGAAGATAGAGGAATTATTGAAAAGTACCGAAGATTTTTCTTTGAGTAAAGCAGTTTTCTAG